The genomic window TCATTGGCTACTGGGCGGCGCGGGGCCTGATGCTGGTGCGCTCCAAGACCCTGCTCGCCGAAACCATCCGCGACTTTCACCTCGTGCTGGCCGAGCCGCATGGGGGGCACCCCAGCGGGCTGGCGGGCGTGTGTGGCCTGCACCTGCTCGCGCCTGACCTTGCCGAGGTGCGCGGGCTCGCCATTCACCCCGCCATGCAGGGGCGCGGCCTGGGCAAACAGCTCGTGCTCGCCTGCGAGGCCGAGGCGCGGGCGATTGACCTTCCCGCCCTGTTCGCCTGGACCTACCAGCAGGGCTTTTTCGAGAAGTGTGGCTTTCACCGCATCGAGAAGACGAGTCTGCATCCCCGGGTGTGGTCCGAGTGCCAGCGCTGCGCCTTTTTCGAAAACTGCAACGAAATTGCCATGTTGCGGGAGCTGACGTGAGGGTGCCCCGGCCCACAACAGGCCAGAGCGTAGGCCGGGAGGGGCGTCGGCAACCAAAAACGAGTAACATAGCCGATTGGCAAGCGTGCCCCGCTCCGGGCCAGGCCGCCGCTGCCCCCACCCTATTAACCGCGTCCGGTGAGGCGCGAATGGAGGTCCAAGCATGATTCGCAAAGAACGCGCCATTCTGGCTCTGGAAGACGGCACCGTGTACCGTGGCTACGCTTTTGGGTACCGCGGCGAGACCGTCGGTGAAGTGGTGTTCAACACCTCCATGACCGGCTACCAGGAAATCATGACCGATCCCTCGTACAACGGGCAGATCGTGACCATCACTTACCCGCACGTCGGCAACTACGGCGTCGCCATCTACGACATGGAGAGCAACAAGCCGTATGTGCGCGGCTTCATCTCGCGCGAGTTCAGCGGCGAGTACTCCAACTACCGCGCCCAGCAGTCGCTCGAAGCGTTTATGCAGCAGTACGGCGTCGTGTCTATCCAGGGCATCGACACCCGCGCCCTGGTGCGGCGCCTGCGCTCGGGTGGTGTGGTCAAGGGCGTGATTGCCCACCGCAGCTTCACCCACCCCGAAGACCCCTACGGCGAGTTCACCCCCGCCGAGGAGCAGATCTACGTGCAGCGGGCGCGTGACCATCAGGACATCGACGGGTTTGATATGACCAAGGAAGTCACCACCGCGCTGCCCTACGCCTTCCCTACGCTGCGCCAGGGCAAGCGCGTGGTGCTGATGGATTTCGGCATCAAGCACACCATCATCGAGCGGCTGGCCGAAGTCGGCATCGAACCCATCGTGGTCCCGGCGCACACCACCCCGGCGCAGATCATGGCGCTGCAACCGCACGGCCTGTTCCTCAGCAACGGCCCCGGCGACCCCGCCCCGCTGGAATACGCCCACAAGACTGCCTGGGAAATGATGGGACTGCTCCCCACCTTCGGCATCTGCCTGGGCCACCAGATTCTGGGCCTCGCGGCGGGCGGACAGACCTTCAAGATGAAGTTCGGGCACCGGGGCGGCAACCAGCCGGTCAAGAACCTGCTCACCGGCAATGTAGAGATCACCAGCCAGAACCACGGCTACGCTGTAGATCTAGACAGCATTCCCAACGGCGCTTTCGTCGCCACTCACGTGAACCTCAACGACGGGACGCTCGAAGGCATGGCCCACAGCCGTTATCCGGTGTTCAGTGTGCAGTACCACCCCGAGGCTTCGCCTGGTCCTCATGACAGCCGCTACCTTTTCGACCGCTTCATCGAGGAGATTGACGCCTTCGACGGAGGCAACGGTACCCCCATTATTAAGGCCAATCCTGGGCGTTTGGGGGTTTGACAGGGCCGCGTGACCCGGGAATGAT from Deinococcus radiodurans R1 = ATCC 13939 = DSM 20539 includes these protein-coding regions:
- the carA gene encoding glutamine-hydrolyzing carbamoyl-phosphate synthase small subunit, which produces MIRKERAILALEDGTVYRGYAFGYRGETVGEVVFNTSMTGYQEIMTDPSYNGQIVTITYPHVGNYGVAIYDMESNKPYVRGFISREFSGEYSNYRAQQSLEAFMQQYGVVSIQGIDTRALVRRLRSGGVVKGVIAHRSFTHPEDPYGEFTPAEEQIYVQRARDHQDIDGFDMTKEVTTALPYAFPTLRQGKRVVLMDFGIKHTIIERLAEVGIEPIVVPAHTTPAQIMALQPHGLFLSNGPGDPAPLEYAHKTAWEMMGLLPTFGICLGHQILGLAAGGQTFKMKFGHRGGNQPVKNLLTGNVEITSQNHGYAVDLDSIPNGAFVATHVNLNDGTLEGMAHSRYPVFSVQYHPEASPGPHDSRYLFDRFIEEIDAFDGGNGTPIIKANPGRLGV
- a CDS encoding N-acetyltransferase, which translates into the protein MTFLALDSIAIPDIHSDAPLTERKAKLSDIDAIHELIGYWAARGLMLVRSKTLLAETIRDFHLVLAEPHGGHPSGLAGVCGLHLLAPDLAEVRGLAIHPAMQGRGLGKQLVLACEAEARAIDLPALFAWTYQQGFFEKCGFHRIEKTSLHPRVWSECQRCAFFENCNEIAMLRELT